GGCAGCAAGCCAGGTAAGCGCAGGCAACGACGGCAAATCCGCCGGCAACGACGACGCTGCAGTTTATGCAGCCACCAGCATCGCAAGGCATTTTTCCAGCCTTCGCGGGTTCCTGAAGTACATGCAGAACCAGGGCGAGTACGATTTCAGCACCGAAAGCATGCTGGCCACACCGCGCCTCGGCCACTACCTCCCCCAGTACCTGACCCGAGATGAGATTGACAGCGTTTTCGAGAGCGCCGCCCGCGGCAAGAACCCGCTACGAGACACAGCCCTTTTCGAATTGATGTACAGCGCTGGCCTCCGTATTTCGGAAACATTGAACATCAAGTTGGCACAACTGGATTTGGACAACGAATGGCTCACGCCCATCGGCAAGGGAAACAAGCAACGTTTGATCCCTCTAGGCAGCAAGGCCAAGGAAAACCTACGCGAGTGGATCGAGCGAGGCCGCCCCCTCACCCATCCGGAAACAGACAACGTAATACTGAATTCTCGCGGAAAACCCATGAGTCGCATGGGGGCCTGGAAAATTGTGCAACAGCATACGCTCCACCTGACCAAGCAAGTTTCGCCACACACCTTTAGACACAGTTTCGCAACCCACTGTCTAGAGGCAGGCATGGACCTTCGCGTATTGCAGGAACTTCTGGGCCACGCCGACATCAGCACCACCCAAATCTACACCCACGTGGACAAGGAATTCATCAAGCAGGAGCACAAGAGTTTCCATCCGCGAGAATTAGGCCGGAAATAATTTTACTACATTTGACTCGTTCAAATTTTAACCAAGGACTCAATAATGAGCAAGAATTACAAGATTGCAGTTCTCCCGGGCGACGGTATCGGTCCGGAAGTGATGAAGGAAGCTGTCCGCGTTCTGGACGTTGTTTCCAAGAAGTTCGGTTTCGACGTGAACGCAGAATGGGCCAACGTCGGTGGCGCTGCTTACGACGAAAGCGGTTCTCCACTGCCGGAATCCACCCTCAAGCTGGGTGAAGCTTCTGACTGTATTCTTTTCGGTTCTGTGGGCGGCCCCAAGTGGGAACACCTTCCTCCTAACCTGCAGCCGGAACGCGGTGCTCTCCTCCCGCTCCGTAAGCACTTCAAGCTTTTCTGCAACCTCCGCCCGGCTCGCGTCTATAAGGAACTTGCTGGTGCTTGCCCGCTCCGCTCCGACATCGTCGGCGACGGCTTCAATATCCTCACCGTCCGCGAACTGACTGGTGACGTTTACTTCGGTCAGCCCAAGGGCCGCGAAGGCGTTCCGGGCTCCAAGGAAGAAATCGGTTTCGACACCATGAAGTACAGCCGCTACGAAGTGGAACGCATCGCTCGCTTCGCTTTCGACGCTGCCATGCTCCGCAACAAGAAGGTTGCCTCCATCGACAAGGCTAACGTTCTGACCACTTCCGTTCTGTGGCGCGAAGTTGTGAACGAAGTCATCAAGGATTATCCGGAACTGACTCTCGAACACCTCTACGTGGACAACGCTGCTATGCAGCTCCTGAAGCGCCCCCGCGACTTCGACGTGATGCTCTGTCCGAACCTGTTCGGCGACATCCTGACCGACGAATGCGCAATGCTCACCGGTTCCATGGGTCTCCTCCCCTCCGCTTCTATTGCTGAAGGTTCCTTCGGTCTCTATGAACCGGCAGGTGGTTCCGCTCCGGACATCGCAGGCAAGGGCATCGCTAACCCGTTGGCACAGATCCTCTCCACCGCTTTGATGCTGCGCTACACCTTCAAGGAAGAAGAAGCTGCTCGCGCAATCGAAGCTGCTTGCGAAAAGGTAATTTCTCAGGGCTACCGCACTGGCGACATCTACCAGGAAGGCTGCACTAAGGTTGGTACCACCGGCATGGGCGACGCTATCATTGCTGCGCTTAAGTAATTCGAGCATAACAATGCGAAAAAGACCAGTTCTCATTTTGAGGCTGGTCTTTTTTTACCCTAACAAATTTTATCCAAACAAACTTCGAATTAATACGTGGCGACTACACTCGTATAATCCGCAATTCTTTTTTGCAGCCAGCTTTTGAGGGCTACGACATCCACGACGTAGCTGCGCTTGGGTTGCCAGCGGGCGGCATCGTTTTCCAGAGCATTTTTACACAGCGCCAAATAGCTATCCAGATTAGCGGTGGCGTAATCATAGAGAACATCCTTCAGTTCGTTCCAGCGGGCCTTATAGGCAGCAAGGAATTCTTCGTTACGGAACATATTGGTAAAGAAACCGCTTTCGCCGTAACCATCCCATGCGGCAGCAGAACCGCCCGGAGCAAAACCGCCGAATCCCCCCATACCGCCGCGGCCTCCTGCCCCATTATTTGCAGTGTTGCACCCACCCCACATGCCCATGTTTTCGGCAACGCAGTTGAAAGGGCTCTTGCTAGGATTGCCGCTACTTAAGATCCAGGAATTCTCGCCGAAGTATTCAAAGGTTTCCTCATTCCAGCTGTAGCCAAAGCCTCCATCGTAATCCCAAATAGGACCGAAGGCATATTTTCCCTCGGCGCTTTCCTTATAGAGGTAAGTACTGCGGGGAGCCTCCAATTCCACATTGCGGGTCACTTCCTGAATAATCAAGTAGTCCATGAAAGTAGCAACATCCATCAGGGCAGAGAACGTTGCGAAATCGCCATCTGCAACGGCCTGCTCCACCTTGGAGAAATCCGCCTGGATGGATTCCAAAGCGGTAGCCGTAACATCCTTAGGGTACTTCACGGCCAGGGGCAACTTGTAAACGCTACTCCAGAAATTATTGTGTTCCCAAGTGTTCAATTCCGGACCATCGTCCTTATCCATATTGAACAGCACACCTGTGGCCTTGTCAATGTTCACGCGGCTGGCGGCCTGCTCAATCTGTTCCGTCAGCTGGTAGATTCCCTTGTAATCCCCATTCACTTCTACTTCTACAAAACGGTTGGCATTCACGAACTTGAAGTTTCCCATGTTGCGGGCCATGTCGAAAACAACTGCGTTCATGAACTTGCTCTGATCGCGGTAATTGGCCAGCAACACCCAGTCCTTATTTGCGGCGAGGCCCAGTACTTCCACCTTCTCATTAAACTTGATGCGGTACGGTTTCTTAGGATACCACAGGCGAGTAGAATTTCCGCGGTAGCGCACCTTCCCCGCAGCCTTCACATCCCCATACAAGCCATTTCCCGCAATCTCAATAACAGCCTCACTATAAATTGCCTCGCCATTTTCCGTTGTATCATTTAGTGCGACACTATCGGGAACTGTAATGCGAATATAAGGAATGCCGTTATTCGGCAGGGGGGCAGACACAGAACTGGAGCTTTCCTCAAAAGTCGTTTCATCACCAGTCTCTGGACTTGTAACATTTTCGGGGGTTGCAATATTTTCTGGACTTGCAACATTTTCAGGGTTTGCAATATTTTCTGGACTTGCGGAGTTTTCTCCACAAGCAATCATCAAGCCACACCATACAAAAACAACCACCCAACGCCAAAACATCCCGATCATAAAGCACCTCAAAAGGCAATTTAGACCAATCTGTTTTTCATGAAAAGAGCTGTTTCCAAGATTCAGAACAATTTCGTGTTAAGGATGTGTTAAGCCTTAAGCAAATTTTCAATATCGACCCGGCTCAGGTAAGTGTGCTGTTCTAGGCCGTCAACAATAGCCATCAAAGGTTTTTGACAGGCCATAAGCACGTTGTAACACTGTTCCACCACGTTGACTTCGGACATCTGGAAGTAATAGCAGGCAGCCTGAAAACTCTGGTAGTCCGCATCGCTCTTGTACAGTTCCGCAGGCAGTTCTCGCAGCACTGTGTCTAGATCGCAAGCAAAAGTCTTGCGGATGATAAACTCGGAAATGTGCCCCGCAATGGCAATATGAGCGGAGCCATCCAGTTCACTACCGCTAATACGGGTAATGCCCGGACGTTCCTTGGAATTGGTCATCTTCACATATTCCAGAGGACGCTTGAACAAAAACGCAATGAGGGCATGGCCTGCTTCATGGCGGCACAGCCTGGTGTATTCTTCGGCGCCGAAGAATTCTACCAAGGATTCACGAGTTAAAATCTGTTCGGACATACTTCAAATCTAGAAATTTCACAGATCAAATTTGCAGCTAATTAAAGCGCGGTATCCAGTACCATCATCAAGGAGAAGCCCAAAGCAAACAGCAAGGTCACCCCATCGAAATGAATTCCTTCGCTGGCCTCGGGCAAAAGTTCCTCCACCACCACGTAGATCATTGCACCCGCCGCAATGCTAAGCAAATAAGGCATCACCGGCAACAAAGCGCTAGCAAGGAAAATGGTAATGATGGCAGCACCCGCTTCTGCTATGGCAGAAACAACACCAAGCCAAAATGACTTAAGCCGGGTTTCGCCTTCAGCACGTAGCGGTAAAGAAATAATCGCTCCTTCCGGGAAGTTCTGCAAAGCCATACCAATGGAAACCGCCACCGCAGACGCCAAGGATACAATCCCTGCGGCATTCTCTACCGCGCCAGCAGCTGCTCCCGCGGCACCATCCACAAGGGCGCCCGCACCTGCAAGCCATCCAGCAAATACAACACCAATGGCCATACCTTCAGGAATATTATGGATGGTTACAGCCAGCGCAAGCATGGTGGTGCGTTTCATCTTCACCTGGGGACCTTCGGGTTCGTCACTGCCCAAGTGCAAATGAGGCGTAAGCTTGTCAATTAAAAAGAGCAAAAGAATGCCAGCCCAGA
This genomic window from Fibrobacter sp. contains:
- a CDS encoding tyrosine recombinase, with product MSNNSNRLDAYMAFLGVERNLSPMTIQSYQEDLRHFIAWLDVNGIDLKELTPQKLDEFLTAAASQVSAGNDGKSAGNDDAAVYAATSIARHFSSLRGFLKYMQNQGEYDFSTESMLATPRLGHYLPQYLTRDEIDSVFESAARGKNPLRDTALFELMYSAGLRISETLNIKLAQLDLDNEWLTPIGKGNKQRLIPLGSKAKENLREWIERGRPLTHPETDNVILNSRGKPMSRMGAWKIVQQHTLHLTKQVSPHTFRHSFATHCLEAGMDLRVLQELLGHADISTTQIYTHVDKEFIKQEHKSFHPRELGRK
- a CDS encoding CotH kinase family protein, with the protein product MIGMFWRWVVVFVWCGLMIACGENSASPENIANPENVASPENIATPENVTSPETGDETTFEESSSSVSAPLPNNGIPYIRITVPDSVALNDTTENGEAIYSEAVIEIAGNGLYGDVKAAGKVRYRGNSTRLWYPKKPYRIKFNEKVEVLGLAANKDWVLLANYRDQSKFMNAVVFDMARNMGNFKFVNANRFVEVEVNGDYKGIYQLTEQIEQAASRVNIDKATGVLFNMDKDDGPELNTWEHNNFWSSVYKLPLAVKYPKDVTATALESIQADFSKVEQAVADGDFATFSALMDVATFMDYLIIQEVTRNVELEAPRSTYLYKESAEGKYAFGPIWDYDGGFGYSWNEETFEYFGENSWILSSGNPSKSPFNCVAENMGMWGGCNTANNGAGGRGGMGGFGGFAPGGSAAAWDGYGESGFFTNMFRNEEFLAAYKARWNELKDVLYDYATANLDSYLALCKNALENDAARWQPKRSYVVDVVALKSWLQKRIADYTSVVATY
- a CDS encoding ZIP family metal transporter — its product is MDFAQYLPVVYGIGIPFLGTVLGAACVFFVKGSLPPKVQRGMMAFAAGVMVAASVWSLLLPSIESSGNYGKLAFVPPVAGFWAGILLLFLIDKLTPHLHLGSDEPEGPQVKMKRTTMLALAVTIHNIPEGMAIGVVFAGWLAGAGALVDGAAGAAAGAVENAAGIVSLASAVAVSIGMALQNFPEGAIISLPLRAEGETRLKSFWLGVVSAIAEAGAAIITIFLASALLPVMPYLLSIAAGAMIYVVVEELLPEASEGIHFDGVTLLFALGFSLMMVLDTAL
- the leuB gene encoding 3-isopropylmalate dehydrogenase, with translation MSKNYKIAVLPGDGIGPEVMKEAVRVLDVVSKKFGFDVNAEWANVGGAAYDESGSPLPESTLKLGEASDCILFGSVGGPKWEHLPPNLQPERGALLPLRKHFKLFCNLRPARVYKELAGACPLRSDIVGDGFNILTVRELTGDVYFGQPKGREGVPGSKEEIGFDTMKYSRYEVERIARFAFDAAMLRNKKVASIDKANVLTTSVLWREVVNEVIKDYPELTLEHLYVDNAAMQLLKRPRDFDVMLCPNLFGDILTDECAMLTGSMGLLPSASIAEGSFGLYEPAGGSAPDIAGKGIANPLAQILSTALMLRYTFKEEEAARAIEAACEKVISQGYRTGDIYQEGCTKVGTTGMGDAIIAALK